Part of the Fibrobacter sp. UWH4 genome is shown below.
GATACGGCGACTTTTATTTTCTGCGATACATTAATCATGTCATAAAGATACATTTCAAAACGCCAAAGAGGAACCCCAGCGCCCTAAAAACGAAAGTTCCAGAAAATGGGCCGCTTTATAAAAAAAATTGCGAATTTCGGTCGTTTTCGCCAAAGTCCATTCTCGTAAAAGTTCCTGCCTGTAGAACAAAAAAATAATGTCTGTTTGAGCAAGCCCCGCCCGAGGCTAGATTTATTCAAAAAACAAAGGAGGCCGTTATGGCTAAGAAAGAAGAAATCGAATTTGAAACCGAAGAATCGTCAAGCATCCTCGACGACATCTATGACATCGCCCATGACATTTTCCCTGATGCGACCGAAAGATTTCACAAGAAGGTGGGCGACATGCTGGAGAGTGCCGTCAACTACATCGAAAACATCACGCCCTCGTGGGAGGCGGGCTGCGACCGCATCTTCAACAAGGTAATGAACTTTTTGGATGGTGCCGAGGAAAAGAGCCTGAAGGCAATCGACAAGGTGCAGCACAGTCCCATCGGGGCCGCGATCGACCAGATCTACGAACGCAATCATCGCGACTAAGCGCAGCGTTTCATACTGCTGGTTTCCCTGAACTTGTTTCAGGACCAGCGTCGGCATGTTACTTCTGATTCTTTTCCCGCTTAATCTGTTTTAATTGCGCGAGTCTTTCGCCGAGTTGTTTTTCCTTGCCGTAGGGCTTGGGCGCATAAATTTCGACGCCTTCGAGCTGCTTGGGCAAATGTTCCTGGGCGGAGTAAGCGCCGGGGCTGTCGTGATCGTACTGGTAGTCGATTCCGTAGCCCAACTTTTCGCCGACCTTCGTGACGGAATTGCGGAAGGCGCGAGGTACAGGGAGCGTGCCTGTCTGCTTCACGATTTGGTCGGCTTTCATTCCCGCCAGTTCCACGCTGTTGCTCTTGGGAGCAAGCGAAAGGTAAATGGCGAGCTCGTCGAGGGCGATGAGTCCTTCGGGGATTCCCATGAAGTCGTAGGCTTCGCGTGCACTCGTGGCAAGTAGCAATGCGTTCGGGTCGGCAAGGCCGATGTCTTCCATGCTCATGCGCATGAGTCTGCGCAGAATGAATCGCGGGTCTTCTCCACCTTGCAGCATACGGTGCAGCCAGTAAAGAGCCGCGTCGGGATCCGAGCCGCGAACGGACTTATGCAAGGCAGAAATTAAATTGTAATGCTCTTCGCCGCCCTTGTCGTAACGCAGGGGCTTTTTGTACTGGAACTCTTCGAGGAGCTTTTCGTCGATGACTTTCTTGTCGCCAAGATTCTTGCCGATCCATTCGATTTGATTCAGCAGGAATCTTGCGTCTCCATCGGACTGTGCGATTAACTTGTCTACAACGGCTTCTTCGACTTCCACGTCCTTCAGTTGAAGCCCACGCGGATGGTCGCGGAGTGCGCTAAAAATCAGCGTGCGCAAATCTTCTTTGCTCAAGGGCGCAAATAAAATCAGCTGGCAGCGGCTAAGCAAGGCGCTGTTGACCTCGAACCCCGGGTTCTCGGTGGTGGCGCCTATGAGCGTCACCGTGCCGTCCTCGACGGCACCCAACAGCGCATCCTGCTGCCCCTTGTTGAACCGGTGGATTTCGTCGATAAAGAGGATTGTGTCCTTGAACATCGCCTTCATCTTGCGGGCATCCGCCAAGACTTCCTTGACTTCTTTCACGCCGCTGGCCACCGCCGAAAGTGCCACAAACGCCTTCTTGGTATGCTGGCGGATCACGTGGGCGAGGCTCGTCTTTCCGCAGCCCGGCGGGCCCCAGAAAATCATGCTCGGCACGCTGTCGTTTTCAAGACTCTTGCGCAACAGGCTCTGCTCGCCCAGAATCTTGTTCTGGCCTAAAAACTCATCGAGGTTCCTGGGGCGTAATCTTTCGGCGAGCGGCTGGTCCATAATTCAAATATACTAAAACGTGTGAATTCCTTCGCAGGGGAGGCCTGGCCTAATCCTGCACTGCACAAATATACACTAAAATTAGGGAGTTTGTCAAGTCTATCAAAAAAAGCACCGGAAAATCCGGCGCCTTTTCATTTGAAATTTAAAAAGTAGTTACTTAAGCAGAATCTTCTGCGCAAGATTCATGGAGCCTGCAATGCGCACCATGTACACGCCCGCATCGAGGCGGGAAAGGTCCATTGCCGATGCGGTCGAACCTTTCAGCATGACTTGACCCTGGAGGTTTACGATTTCTACGCTGGAATCACCACGGATGCCGCTGAAAGAAAGCGTACGGTTCGTAAGGGTCGCCTTGGCGGAATTTGCCCTTGCTGTTTTTAAATAATCAGTACTGATTATAGAACATTCGTCTTTCCAACCGAGCTCAACCAGGGTGAAGGTTCCCTTGACTTCTGTGGTACTCGAATTCCTCAGGCGAATCTTCAAACCGACGGACTTTTCCATGGCGATGGTAATCGG
Proteins encoded:
- a CDS encoding replication-associated recombination protein A, which produces MDQPLAERLRPRNLDEFLGQNKILGEQSLLRKSLENDSVPSMIFWGPPGCGKTSLAHVIRQHTKKAFVALSAVASGVKEVKEVLADARKMKAMFKDTILFIDEIHRFNKGQQDALLGAVEDGTVTLIGATTENPGFEVNSALLSRCQLILFAPLSKEDLRTLIFSALRDHPRGLQLKDVEVEEAVVDKLIAQSDGDARFLLNQIEWIGKNLGDKKVIDEKLLEEFQYKKPLRYDKGGEEHYNLISALHKSVRGSDPDAALYWLHRMLQGGEDPRFILRRLMRMSMEDIGLADPNALLLATSAREAYDFMGIPEGLIALDELAIYLSLAPKSNSVELAGMKADQIVKQTGTLPVPRAFRNSVTKVGEKLGYGIDYQYDHDSPGAYSAQEHLPKQLEGVEIYAPKPYGKEKQLGERLAQLKQIKREKNQK